The following nucleotide sequence is from Paenibacillus odorifer.
TTACAATAAATGAGCTCCTTTTTCAAAATGCTGTGCCACGACTCGATACAGGCGTTATCATAACAGTTACCTCTGCGGCTCATGCTGGACTCCATGCCATACGCTTTCAACTGCTGCGTGTATTCATGAGAAGTATATTGAGAACCTCTATCGGAGTGATGTAATAGACCCTTTTCCGGTTGTTTAGCTTCGTAAGCATCTTGTAAAGCGCCAGAAATCAAGCTAGTTTCCATATGGTTTTCCAAGCGCCACCCCACGATTTCGCGCGTGCAAAGGTCCATCACACTAGCCAGGTACAAGCGCCCTCCCCGGCAAGGAATGTACGTAATATCGGTAACCCATACTGAATTGGGTTTGAGTATTTTAAATTGCTGGTTCAGCGTATTTGGGGCAATCGGATGGTCATGATTGGAGTCGGTGGTCTGTACGCGATACGTTTTGGAGACAATGGAGCGAAGCTTCATATGTCGCATGTACACACTCACCGTGCGTTCGGTAACGGTATAACCTTCTTGATGTAGCAGGCGGGTGATCTTCGGACTCCCATACCGCTTTTGATGGTCTGCAAAATGATACTGAATTCGCTTCATTATCGCAGCCTTACGAAGCATATGCGTACTGTTTTTTTCTGTCCGCCACTTGTAGTACCCGCTCCGTGACACATGTAGGGTCATGCACATCTTCTCCAAGAGAAACTCGGAGCGATGTTTTTCAATAAACTGGAATCTCAGTTCCTTGGTTTGCTGAAGATGTGCACTGCTTTTTTTACGATCGCTAATTCCTCTTCCACATCAGCAATCTTGTTATCTTTTTCTTGAAGTTGACGGCTCATTTCTTTCAACTGTGCCTCGAGTTCCCGTACTCGATCCACGCTAGCTGCCGGTTCATTCTTTAGTTCTCGATACTGGCTCATCCATTGATGCAGGGTACTTTTTGGGATGTTGAGCTCTTCCGCCAAGTCGCCCACTGTCTTTGTTTGCTCTTGAATGAACTGCACTGTCTGTTTTTTAAATTCTTCGTTATACCGTTGTCGATGTTCTCCCATGTGAACACACCTCCGTGGACTCATTATCGCCAGTCTGTTAACTACTGTCCACTTTTTATTCTAGCTTCATAGATGCCGCTATTTGCTGATTTTCAGCCTTTGGAGCATGGTTTCGGACTCCATGGACGCTAATGCCTAGAAAGAGACTCAAATGCGGTACTTTTTATGCCAATAGCGACTATGGAGTCCGTTAGAATTGCAAATGTGGAGAAAAACCTCTTTAAGGGTCAGCTGGGTCCGATAGGAGCCTCATACCAAAAATGCTCCCTACTCAAACGAAGTTTGGTGTTTAGTATAAGTAAGTTTGCAGCAAGAAAGAGTGCCCCAACAGCTATTTTATGATATGCTCCCCATATAGTAGACAGGTGAAATAATAAAAACCTGTCGCTGTATGGGGAGCATTTTTATGGAACAAAAAAAGTATACAGCACTGGAAAAGTTAACGATTCTCCAAGAAATTGAACGGGGCGACATTGGTTTGAAAGCTGCGGCCCGGAAGTATGGAATATCCAAAAACTCTATAGTGAAGTGGCGGCAACGTTATCAATTGTATGGATACGAAGGGCTGGAAGTCCGAAGCTACAATCGTACGTATTCTGCAGAACTTAAACTCTATGCCGTTAAGGATTATCTCGAGGGAGGATTGTCGCAAAACCAAATCATCTGCAAGTATAAGATTGCAAGTGCAACCCAACTCGCCAACTGGATTAGGAAGTATAATGGTCATAGCAACAGCTTAACAGCTCATTCAGGAGGAACTAAAGCTATGACCAAAGGACGCGTAACCACTTGGCAGGAACGGATAAATATCGTGCTGTACTGCCTTTCGAACGGAGAAGACTATGCGAAGGCGGCAAGCCATTTTCACGTGTCTTACCAACAAGTATATAGCTGGGTAAAGAAGTACGAAGCAGGTGGTGAAGAGGCATTACGAGACGGTAGAGGACGCACCAAAGCGCCTGAAGAACTTACGGAAGCAGATCGCCACAAACTCGCGATGCAAAAGCTGGAATACGAGAATGCACGCCTGCGTGCGGAGAATGCTTTTCTAAAAAAGTTAGAGGAACTCGAAAAGAGGAGGCGTTAAGAACCATTCGCCAGGTGAATATCTACCTGGCCATTCAGGCTGTTCAGCAGGAACAGTCTTGCTCCATTCGGCTTTTGTGTGACATCGCAGGGATTTCACGGTCAAGTTATTACAAATGGTTGAATCGCAAACCCAGTTTTCGAGAGGCTGACAACGAGAAACTGACAGAGGCCATGCTCCTCTTGTATGAGAAGGTGGAACGAACCTTTGGGTATCGCCAATTGACCCTGCATTTGCGCAGACAAATGGATAAATCTATTAACGCAAAGCGAGTGTACCGGCTGATGAGATGCCAAGGTATCCAGTCAGTCATCCGCAGAAAGAGAAAGAAGTATGTAGGCTCCACGCCTCAGCAGGTTGCAGAGAATGTGCTGAACCGTAATTTTGAGGCTGAAGCTCCAAACCAAAAATGGGTAACGGATGTAACGGAATTCAAATACGGCAACGGCAAGAAGGCGTATTTAAGTGCAATAAAAGATCTGTATGACAAGTCCATTGTTGCTTACGTTCTGGGTCATTCCAATAATAATTCGCTAGTTTTTAACACACTGGAATTAGCTTTGCAGGCAGCACCGGAGAGCCGAACCTTACTCCATAGCGACCGTGGTTTCCAGTATACCTCTCTGCATTTTAAGAAGATGCTGGACGATGCAGAACTGAAGCAAAGCATGTCCCGAGTAGGCTGCTGCATTGACAATTCGCCGATGGAATCCTTCTGGGGAACATTGAAATGTGAGAAGTACTACTTACATACCTACCAGACCTTTGAAGAACTCCAAACAGATATTGATACCTACATTCACTTTTATAATAACGAACGGTTACAGGCAAAACTAAACGGCCTCAGTCCCATTGAATTTAGGACTAAGGCCGCTTAAACTACTTTT
It contains:
- a CDS encoding IS3 family transposase (programmed frameshift), which produces MEQKKYTALEKLTILQEIERGDIGLKAAARKYGISKNSIVKWRQRYQLYGYEGLEVRSYNRTYSAELKLYAVKDYLEGGLSQNQIICKYKIASATQLANWIRKYNGHSNSLTAHSGGTKAMTKGRVTTWQERINIVLYCLSNGEDYAKAASHFHVSYQQVYSWVKKYEAGGEEALRDGRGRTKAPEELTEADRHKLAMQKLEYENARLRAEKCFSKKVRGTRKEEALRTIRQVNIYLAIQAVQQEQSCSIRLLCDIAGISRSSYYKWLNRKPSFREADNEKLTEAMLLLYEKVERTFGYRQLTLHLRRQMDKSINAKRVYRLMRCQGIQSVIRRKRKKYVGSTPQQVAENVLNRNFEAEAPNQKWVTDVTEFKYGNGKKAYLSAIKDLYDKSIVAYVLGHSNNNSLVFNTLELALQAAPESRTLLHSDRGFQYTSLHFKKMLDDAELKQSMSRVGCCIDNSPMESFWGTLKCEKYYLHTYQTFEELQTDIDTYIHFYNNERLQAKLNGLSPIEFRTKAA
- a CDS encoding IS3 family transposase; translated protein: MSDRKKSSAHLQQTKELRFQFIEKHRSEFLLEKMCMTLHVSRSGYYKWRTEKNSTHMLRKAAIMKRIQYHFADHQKRYGSPKITRLLHQEGYTVTERTVSVYMRHMKLRSIVSKTYRVQTTDSNHDHPIAPNTLNQQFKILKPNSVWVTDITYIPCRGGRLYLASVMDLCTREIVGWRLENHMETSLISGALQDAYEAKQPEKGLLHHSDRGSQYTSHEYTQQLKAYGMESSMSRRGNCYDNACIESWHSILKKELIYCNPRFKTKEQAYQTLFQYIEFYYNRKRMHGALGYLSPVRFAEQLTRMSVA
- a CDS encoding transposase, yielding MGEHRQRYNEEFKKQTVQFIQEQTKTVGDLAEELNIPKSTLHQWMSQYRELKNEPAASVDRVRELEAQLKEMSRQLQEKDNKIADVEEELAIVKKAVHIFSKPRN